One window of the Verrucomicrobiota bacterium genome contains the following:
- the rfaE2 gene encoding D-glycero-beta-D-manno-heptose 1-phosphate adenylyltransferase, with protein MNVRDPKDKILTRDALVEAVRALKAAGRKIVFTNGCFDVLHVGHVRCLREARLLGDALVVGLNADSSVRALKGPNRPLQHESERAEILASLECVDYVTLFAEQTPLELIGAVVPDVLVKGGDWAPDQIVGREIVEATGGLVTSIPVVTGRSSTDILTRLDLEE; from the coding sequence ATGAACGTCCGTGATCCGAAAGACAAGATTCTCACGCGCGACGCACTGGTCGAAGCTGTGCGCGCGCTCAAGGCCGCCGGCAGGAAGATCGTTTTCACCAACGGCTGCTTCGATGTGCTCCACGTCGGCCACGTGCGCTGCCTGCGCGAGGCGCGCCTGCTGGGCGACGCGCTGGTCGTCGGCCTCAACGCCGACTCGAGCGTGCGCGCGCTCAAAGGCCCCAACCGCCCGCTCCAGCACGAGTCCGAACGCGCCGAGATCCTTGCCTCGCTCGAATGCGTGGACTACGTGACGCTCTTCGCCGAGCAGACGCCGCTCGAACTGATCGGCGCCGTCGTGCCCGACGTGCTCGTCAAGGGCGGTGACTGGGCGCCCGATCAGATCGTCGGCCGCGAGATCGTCGAAGCCACCGGCGGACTCGTCACGTCTATCCCCGTCGTTACCGGACGCTCCTCGACCGATATCCTCACACGCCTTGACCTGGAGGAGTAG
- the trxB gene encoding thioredoxin-disulfide reductase has product MGEANGVLEVVILGSGPAGLTAAIYTARADLTPVLVEGADAGGQLMITTEVENYPGFEGGITGPELMAVMKKQAARFDTRFIAGDATRVDLSQRPFTIETTDGALKARALIIATGAQAKWLGLENEQRLRGHGVSACATCDAFFFRNKVVYVVGGGDSAVEEATFLTKFASKVYLVHRRDELRASKIMQQRAFDNPKLEIVWNTVVTDVLGDEQMTGLRLKDVRTNEERQVEADGLFLAVGHKPNTDLFKDQLDLDEVGYIKLTGPGTRTSVEGVFAAGDVADHTYRQAVTAAGMGCQAALDAERWLGSQ; this is encoded by the coding sequence ATGGGCGAAGCGAACGGCGTGCTTGAGGTGGTGATTCTCGGTTCGGGACCGGCGGGCCTGACTGCGGCCATCTACACAGCGCGCGCCGACCTGACGCCCGTGCTCGTCGAGGGCGCCGACGCCGGCGGTCAGCTCATGATCACAACCGAAGTCGAGAACTACCCCGGCTTCGAGGGAGGGATCACGGGCCCCGAGCTCATGGCCGTGATGAAGAAGCAGGCGGCGCGCTTCGACACGCGGTTCATCGCAGGCGACGCGACGCGCGTCGATCTCTCCCAGCGACCGTTCACGATCGAGACCACCGACGGGGCGCTCAAGGCCCGGGCACTCATCATCGCCACGGGCGCGCAGGCCAAGTGGCTCGGGCTCGAGAATGAGCAGCGGCTGCGCGGCCACGGCGTGTCGGCGTGCGCGACGTGCGACGCCTTCTTCTTCCGCAATAAGGTCGTCTACGTCGTCGGCGGCGGCGACTCAGCGGTCGAGGAGGCGACCTTCCTGACCAAGTTCGCCTCGAAGGTCTACCTCGTCCACCGGCGCGACGAGCTACGCGCCTCCAAGATCATGCAGCAGCGCGCGTTCGACAACCCCAAGCTCGAGATCGTCTGGAACACGGTCGTCACCGACGTGCTCGGCGACGAGCAGATGACCGGCCTGCGCCTCAAGGACGTCAGGACCAACGAGGAACGCCAGGTCGAGGCCGACGGCCTGTTCCTCGCCGTCGGCCATAAGCCGAACACCGACCTCTTCAAAGACCAGCTCGATCTCGACGAGGTCGGCTACATCAAGCTCACCGGGCCCGGCACGCGCACGAGCGTCGAGGGTGTCTTCGCCGCCGGCGACGTCGCCGACCACACCTACCGCCAAGCCGTCACCGCCGCCGGCATGGGCTGCCAAGCCGCGCTCGACGCCGAACGCTGGCTCGGAAGCCAGTAA
- a CDS encoding chloride channel protein — protein MGVVAGLGAIAFYAGCHVVVHYALDAGAGYRPEHPGGEPPLLAETQQPFRAWTLLLIPTVGGILTGLLVYTLAPEAEGHGTDAAIAAFHHRQGSIRPRVPLVKLIASALTIGTGGSGGREGPIAQIGAGFGSFVGNLFRLRPADCRVLMAAGMGAGVAAIFRAPLAGALFAAEVLYRSSDIETSVIVPAALASTTAYCTFALVFGWTPLFTLPPEVADAMSFRDPRQLLAYLLLALFLVILAMLYTRAFYGITGAFRRLRLPRHVKPAVGALATGLAGLGAFYLLGKDERVLAVLSFGYGTLQNAMTTTAQGRPDLFFALILLVVALGKSITTGLTIGSGGSGGVFGPSMVIGGCGGGALGILLHSLWPTLVPCPSSFVIVGMAGFFAAAAKTPLSTLVIVSEMTGNYSLLLPTLWVCVLTFLLSDEQSIYSSQVESRSLSPAHQGDYIREVLAGLHVRGFLGSQQDVPTLRASDRLPDVVARLTEASYHGLPVTDEHGRYCGMVSLEEVLLASRFPSVGSAIIAADLMRSDIPPLRPDDRLDRALELFSQTDRLALAVVDGSPDHRVIGIVRRADISSAYLQRVYGSDSSEG, from the coding sequence GTGGGAGTCGTCGCCGGGCTGGGGGCAATCGCGTTCTATGCCGGTTGCCATGTCGTCGTGCACTACGCGCTTGATGCCGGTGCCGGTTACCGCCCCGAGCATCCGGGAGGAGAGCCACCGCTCCTGGCGGAAACGCAGCAGCCCTTTCGTGCGTGGACGCTCTTGCTGATTCCGACAGTGGGTGGCATTCTCACCGGGTTGTTGGTGTACACCTTGGCCCCTGAAGCCGAAGGGCACGGTACGGATGCGGCCATTGCCGCGTTTCATCACCGGCAAGGGAGCATCCGGCCGCGAGTGCCCCTGGTGAAGCTCATTGCCAGCGCCCTGACCATCGGCACGGGTGGTTCCGGAGGTCGAGAGGGACCGATTGCACAGATCGGCGCGGGCTTCGGCTCCTTTGTGGGCAACCTGTTTCGGCTTCGGCCCGCCGACTGCCGGGTCTTGATGGCTGCCGGCATGGGGGCCGGCGTGGCGGCCATCTTCCGAGCACCACTCGCCGGCGCCCTGTTCGCCGCCGAGGTGCTCTATCGGTCTTCGGATATCGAGACGTCAGTCATCGTGCCGGCCGCCCTGGCCAGCACGACAGCCTACTGCACGTTCGCGTTGGTTTTCGGGTGGACACCGCTCTTCACGCTTCCCCCAGAGGTCGCGGATGCGATGAGCTTCCGGGATCCCCGGCAGCTTCTGGCCTATCTGCTGCTCGCCCTGTTCCTCGTGATCCTGGCGATGCTCTACACGAGGGCTTTCTACGGTATCACCGGCGCGTTCCGGCGCTTGAGACTCCCGCGCCACGTGAAACCGGCCGTGGGCGCGTTGGCAACCGGCTTGGCTGGGTTGGGGGCGTTCTATCTGCTCGGCAAAGATGAGCGGGTCCTTGCGGTGCTCTCATTCGGTTACGGGACGCTCCAGAATGCCATGACCACCACAGCGCAGGGCCGTCCCGACCTGTTTTTCGCGCTCATCCTCCTTGTCGTCGCCCTTGGCAAGAGCATTACGACGGGCTTGACCATAGGCAGCGGCGGTTCAGGTGGCGTTTTCGGCCCGTCCATGGTGATCGGGGGATGTGGCGGCGGCGCACTGGGCATTCTGCTCCACTCTCTCTGGCCCACCTTGGTGCCTTGCCCGTCGAGTTTCGTCATTGTCGGCATGGCAGGTTTTTTTGCCGCTGCTGCCAAGACGCCCCTTTCCACGCTGGTCATCGTGAGCGAGATGACGGGCAACTACAGTCTCTTGCTGCCCACGCTCTGGGTCTGTGTGCTCACCTTCCTTCTTTCGGACGAGCAATCCATCTACAGCTCCCAAGTCGAGAGCCGTTCGCTCTCGCCAGCCCATCAGGGGGATTACATCCGTGAAGTGCTCGCCGGATTGCACGTAAGGGGATTCCTCGGCTCGCAACAAGACGTCCCAACCCTGCGAGCGAGCGACCGACTGCCCGACGTGGTAGCCCGTCTGACCGAGGCCTCATATCACGGATTGCCTGTAACTGATGAGCATGGCCGGTATTGCGGAATGGTAAGCCTTGAAGAGGTGCTCCTCGCCTCCCGCTTCCCCTCCGTGGGTTCCGCCATCATCGCTGCAGACCTCATGCGCAGCGATATTCCGCCGCTCCGGCCCGACGACCGCTTGGACCGCGCCCTCGAGCTCTTTTCGCAGACCGACCGGCTCGCGCTTGCGGTTGTCGACGGGTCGCCCGATCACCGTGTCATCGGCATCGTGAGGCGTGCCGACATCTCCAGCGCCTATCTGCAGCGAGTTTACGGTTCTGACTCCTCAGAAGGTTGA
- the rplM gene encoding 50S ribosomal protein L13, which produces MKTYMAKPADVVDKKWFVVDAAGKTLGRLATVLADTLRGKRKPTFTPHVDTGDFVIVINAEKVQVTGRKAELKEYDTYSGWPSGRKVRTYNQVMAKHPTRIIEHAVRGMLPRNTLGRTMFRKLKVYAGPEHPHEAQKPEPLEV; this is translated from the coding sequence ATGAAAACGTACATGGCCAAACCGGCCGATGTCGTTGACAAGAAGTGGTTCGTGGTGGACGCCGCGGGCAAGACGCTCGGCCGCCTGGCTACCGTCCTGGCCGACACGCTGCGCGGCAAGCGCAAGCCGACGTTTACGCCACACGTCGACACCGGCGACTTCGTCATCGTCATCAACGCCGAGAAAGTGCAAGTAACCGGGCGCAAGGCCGAACTGAAGGAATACGATACGTACTCCGGATGGCCGAGCGGGCGCAAAGTGCGCACGTATAACCAGGTCATGGCCAAGCACCCGACGCGGATAATCGAGCACGCGGTGCGCGGTATGCTGCCGCGTAATACGTTGGGCCGGACGATGTTCCGCAAACTCAAGGTCTACGCCGGGCCCGAGCATCCGCACGAGGCACAGAAGCCCGAACCGTTGGAGGTCTGA
- the rpsI gene encoding 30S ribosomal protein S9, which produces MGPQGTREEYVATGRRKTSVASVRLRPGAGRVKVNGREAQEYFNTTILMSKAMSPLDAVGMTSRFDIVARIRGGGITGQSGAFRHGLAKALTLFDPALRGQLKQLGFLTRDPRMKERKKYGQPGARARFQFSKR; this is translated from the coding sequence ATGGGTCCTCAAGGGACACGAGAGGAATACGTCGCCACCGGGCGCCGCAAGACGTCGGTGGCTTCCGTCCGTCTTCGGCCTGGCGCCGGCCGCGTCAAGGTCAACGGCCGCGAGGCCCAGGAATACTTCAACACGACCATCCTTATGAGCAAGGCGATGTCACCGCTTGATGCCGTCGGCATGACCAGCCGGTTCGACATCGTGGCCCGCATCCGCGGGGGCGGCATCACGGGCCAGTCGGGCGCGTTCCGCCACGGCTTGGCCAAGGCGCTCACCCTGTTCGATCCGGCGCTCCGAGGCCAGCTCAAGCAGCTCGGCTTCCTCACCCGCGACCCGCGGATGAAGGAGCGAAAGAAATACGGGCAGCCGGGCGCCAGGGCCCGCTTCCAGTTCTCCAAGCGTTAA
- a CDS encoding alpha/beta fold hydrolase, which translates to MSPSWQLVRGTCYLDTNDVFDRFRSETELFDEHWLGDGPQSRTLELESPEGPVRIRYWDSGQDHPEQVSGRVPLVLTHGLFDSKRAWRYVWAALAKRSRLVAPDLPGMGLSDKPRLKHLPRAERYSPQWLAGMLARIVEAAGGLDEFVLVGHSFGGAISLLALMDESFARRVRGLVLIAAAGYPQRLPPFAARYQGWRGALLACPLWHDRLAAWALPHGWAEHGVEAAFRLCVHNLDAVPREALEASFKSVLSPGFAYAARHIARRLVPKDHAALVERFHEVTLPTLVLWGRNDRVVPPEHAERFGRDLANARVVTFDACGHWPQYEKAHETAHEIERFVGQLDGAGGPAGE; encoded by the coding sequence TTGTCACCATCGTGGCAGCTTGTGCGGGGTACGTGCTACCTGGACACCAACGACGTGTTTGACCGTTTCCGATCTGAAACAGAGCTCTTTGACGAACACTGGCTAGGCGACGGGCCACAAAGCCGCACGCTCGAGCTCGAGAGCCCGGAGGGCCCTGTCCGCATCCGCTACTGGGACAGCGGCCAGGACCATCCGGAACAAGTGTCAGGCCGGGTTCCTCTCGTTCTGACGCACGGGCTGTTCGACTCGAAGCGCGCGTGGCGCTACGTGTGGGCGGCGCTCGCGAAGCGTTCTCGGCTCGTGGCGCCCGATCTGCCCGGCATGGGGCTGAGCGACAAGCCGAGGCTCAAGCACCTGCCGAGGGCCGAGCGGTACTCGCCGCAGTGGCTGGCCGGGATGCTTGCGCGCATCGTCGAGGCCGCGGGTGGGCTCGACGAGTTCGTGCTCGTCGGCCACTCGTTCGGCGGGGCGATCTCGCTGCTGGCGCTTATGGACGAGTCGTTCGCGCGGCGGGTCCGGGGCCTCGTGCTCATTGCGGCGGCCGGCTACCCGCAGCGGCTCCCGCCGTTCGCAGCCCGCTACCAGGGGTGGCGCGGCGCGCTGTTGGCGTGCCCGCTCTGGCACGACCGGCTGGCGGCGTGGGCGCTGCCGCACGGCTGGGCGGAACACGGTGTCGAGGCCGCCTTCCGGCTCTGCGTGCACAACCTCGACGCGGTGCCGCGCGAGGCGCTCGAGGCCTCGTTCAAGTCCGTGTTGAGCCCGGGCTTCGCGTACGCGGCGCGGCACATCGCGCGGCGTCTTGTGCCGAAGGACCACGCGGCGCTTGTCGAGCGGTTCCACGAGGTCACGCTGCCGACGCTCGTGCTCTGGGGGCGCAACGACCGAGTCGTGCCGCCCGAGCATGCCGAGCGGTTCGGCCGCGACTTGGCGAACGCGCGCGTTGTGACGTTCGACGCCTGCGGCCATTGGCCGCAATACGAGAAAGCCCACGAGACGGCGCACGAGATAGAGCGCTTTGTCGGACAACTGGATGGGGCCGGCGGCCCCGCTGGAGAATAG
- a CDS encoding N-acetyl-gamma-glutamyl-phosphate reductase: MGPAAPLENRDVTQAPVNIAIVGATGYTGRELIALLLAHPHAQVKRLYAIDNIGKPVGEVFGQFDGLLDLVIEEPDYDTLVAECPVAFLCLPHAKAMDVGAQLHARGVKVIDFSADYRLKDIAVYEATYATKHTHPDLVAEAVYGLPELHRDAIAGATLLANPGCYPTGAVLSVAPLLRRRLVDPTRIIFDSKSGVSGAGRTPNPKTVFSECNENVEAYGVGVHRHQPEIEQECSLLFGQALAVHFTPHLVPMTRGILTTAYVELVRDTTPDEVHAAYAGDYGAEPLIGLLPFGRYPRTADVWGTNRCRVGLYVKGRRVVAVSAIDNLIKGASGQAVQCFNLMCGFDETEALLR, translated from the coding sequence ATGGGGCCGGCGGCCCCGCTGGAGAATAGGGACGTGACGCAGGCACCAGTCAATATCGCCATCGTCGGGGCGACGGGCTACACGGGCCGCGAGCTGATCGCGCTCTTGCTCGCGCATCCGCACGCGCAGGTCAAGCGCCTTTACGCCATCGACAACATCGGCAAGCCGGTCGGCGAGGTCTTCGGGCAGTTCGACGGCCTCCTCGATCTCGTGATCGAGGAGCCCGACTACGATACGCTCGTCGCCGAGTGCCCGGTTGCGTTCCTCTGTCTGCCGCACGCCAAGGCGATGGACGTCGGCGCGCAGCTCCACGCGCGCGGCGTCAAAGTCATCGACTTCAGCGCCGACTACCGGCTCAAGGACATCGCCGTGTACGAGGCGACGTATGCAACCAAGCACACGCACCCGGACCTTGTCGCCGAGGCCGTCTACGGTTTGCCCGAACTGCACCGCGATGCAATCGCCGGCGCGACGCTCCTCGCCAATCCCGGCTGCTACCCGACGGGCGCGGTGCTGTCCGTCGCGCCGCTGCTGCGCCGCAGACTCGTTGATCCAACGCGAATCATCTTCGACTCGAAGAGCGGCGTGAGCGGCGCGGGCCGCACGCCGAACCCGAAGACGGTGTTCTCCGAGTGCAACGAGAACGTCGAGGCATACGGCGTCGGCGTGCACCGCCATCAGCCCGAGATCGAGCAGGAATGCTCACTGCTCTTTGGCCAAGCGCTCGCCGTCCACTTCACGCCGCACCTCGTCCCGATGACGCGCGGCATCCTCACGACGGCCTACGTTGAGCTTGTCCGGGACACGACGCCCGATGAGGTCCACGCGGCGTATGCCGGGGACTACGGCGCCGAGCCGCTCATCGGCCTGCTGCCGTTCGGGCGCTATCCGCGCACGGCGGACGTGTGGGGGACGAACCGCTGCCGTGTCGGCCTCTACGTCAAGGGCCGCCGCGTGGTGGCGGTCAGCGCCATCGACAATCTCATCAAGGGCGCGTCGGGCCAAGCCGTGCAGTGCTTCAACCTGATGTGCGGATTCGACGAGACGGAGGCGTTGCTGCGCTGA
- the argJ gene encoding bifunctional glutamate N-acetyltransferase/amino-acid acetyltransferase ArgJ has product MQKIEGAVTAPQGFVANGVHCGIKAHKKDLALVATDRACPAVGVFTTNKAAAACVQVSKAHLANETARAIIINSGNANCCTGGRGYDDAMQTIEATAKALGCRAVDVLQASTGPIGKYLPMDKVLAAVPGLVEGASRDGGGTAAEAILTTDTRTKEYACTIDVEGRTVTFGAMAKGSGMIEPNMRTMLAFITSDAVVDRAFMLRALRDAAAETFNRITVDGDQSTNDMVLMLANGHAGNDEISASRGGEAFRAALTSVCSALARMIVTDGEGATKFVEVVVRAAASKVEAEAAARRIANSNLLKCALHGRSPNWGRVMAALGSTDVTFDLENVDIAFGDVEVTKGGVPVARDENRLAEVMAGDEIRLTVSLNQGSGRGVIWTCDFSTEYVTINM; this is encoded by the coding sequence ATGCAGAAGATCGAAGGCGCCGTCACCGCGCCGCAGGGCTTCGTCGCCAACGGCGTCCATTGCGGGATCAAGGCCCACAAGAAGGACCTGGCGCTCGTGGCAACCGATCGCGCGTGCCCGGCCGTCGGCGTGTTCACGACGAACAAGGCCGCCGCCGCCTGCGTGCAGGTCAGCAAGGCGCACCTGGCCAATGAGACCGCGCGCGCCATCATCATCAACAGCGGCAATGCGAACTGCTGCACGGGCGGGCGCGGCTACGACGACGCGATGCAGACGATTGAAGCGACGGCGAAGGCGCTCGGCTGCCGGGCCGTGGACGTGCTTCAGGCCTCCACGGGCCCGATCGGCAAGTACCTGCCGATGGACAAGGTGCTCGCCGCAGTCCCGGGTCTCGTCGAGGGCGCGTCACGCGACGGCGGTGGCACGGCTGCGGAAGCGATCCTGACGACGGACACGCGGACCAAGGAGTATGCGTGCACGATCGACGTCGAGGGCCGCACGGTGACGTTCGGCGCCATGGCCAAGGGCTCCGGCATGATCGAGCCGAACATGCGGACCATGCTTGCGTTCATCACGAGCGACGCCGTTGTGGACCGCGCGTTCATGCTGCGCGCACTGCGCGACGCGGCGGCCGAGACGTTCAATCGCATCACCGTCGACGGCGACCAGAGCACGAACGACATGGTGCTCATGCTCGCCAATGGCCACGCCGGCAACGACGAGATCAGCGCGTCGCGGGGCGGCGAAGCATTCCGCGCCGCGCTCACGAGCGTCTGCTCGGCGCTCGCGCGCATGATTGTCACCGATGGCGAGGGCGCGACGAAGTTCGTCGAGGTTGTGGTGCGCGCCGCCGCGTCGAAGGTCGAGGCCGAAGCGGCCGCACGCCGGATCGCCAACTCGAACCTGCTCAAGTGCGCGCTTCACGGACGCTCGCCCAATTGGGGCCGCGTCATGGCCGCGCTCGGCTCAACGGACGTCACGTTCGACCTCGAGAACGTCGACATCGCCTTCGGCGACGTCGAGGTGACCAAGGGGGGCGTTCCCGTCGCGCGAGACGAGAACCGCCTCGCCGAGGTGATGGCCGGCGATGAGATCCGTCTCACGGTGTCGCTTAACCAGGGTTCGGGCCGCGGCGTCATCTGGACGTGCGACTTTTCGACCGAATACGTCACCATCAACATGTAG
- the argB gene encoding acetylglutamate kinase produces MVQRIIQKAAVLIEALPYIQAFKDKIVVVKFGGSLMDNEQYVDSILRDVVFMHSVGMKPVVVHGGGGHISDEMRRAGLTPRFVEGYRVTDEATIEVVERILVKELNAMLQEKARAFGVTPEGHSGRDFGIVQVSKFEPTAEGHPNGEGPTVDIGYVGRVEHIDVGPILSVLDNGRLPVIASLGLGGDGHTYNVNADETAGEMAVALRAEKLVFLTDVSGILRNTEYEDSLISTLRVSEAEQLLNGGTARGGMIPKLRACVKAVRCGVHKTHIIDGRLTHSLLLEIFTDKGVGTQLVP; encoded by the coding sequence ATGGTCCAGCGCATCATCCAGAAAGCCGCTGTCCTTATCGAGGCGCTGCCCTACATCCAGGCGTTCAAGGACAAGATCGTCGTCGTCAAGTTCGGCGGCAGCCTGATGGATAACGAGCAGTACGTCGACTCGATCCTGCGCGACGTTGTGTTCATGCACAGCGTCGGCATGAAGCCGGTTGTCGTCCACGGCGGCGGGGGGCACATCAGCGATGAGATGCGGCGCGCCGGCCTGACGCCGCGATTCGTCGAGGGCTACCGCGTGACGGACGAAGCGACGATTGAGGTCGTCGAACGCATCCTCGTCAAGGAGCTTAACGCGATGCTCCAGGAGAAAGCGCGCGCGTTCGGCGTGACGCCCGAGGGCCACTCGGGGCGCGACTTCGGCATCGTGCAGGTGAGCAAGTTCGAGCCGACGGCCGAGGGGCACCCGAACGGGGAGGGGCCGACGGTGGACATCGGCTACGTCGGTCGTGTCGAGCACATCGACGTGGGGCCCATCCTATCGGTTCTCGACAACGGGCGCTTGCCCGTGATCGCCTCTCTCGGGCTGGGTGGCGACGGCCACACGTATAACGTCAACGCCGACGAGACGGCGGGCGAGATGGCCGTCGCGCTCCGCGCAGAGAAGCTCGTCTTCCTGACTGACGTGAGCGGCATCCTGCGCAATACCGAGTATGAGGACTCGCTCATCTCGACGCTGCGGGTGAGCGAGGCGGAGCAGCTGCTCAACGGCGGCACAGCGCGCGGCGGCATGATCCCGAAGCTCCGGGCGTGCGTGAAGGCCGTCCGCTGCGGTGTTCATAAGACCCACATCATCGATGGACGCCTCACACATTCGTTGTTGCTCGAGATCTTTACCGACAAAGGCGTCGGCACGCAGCTCGTGCCGTAG
- a CDS encoding glycosyltransferase family 4 protein — MASARPEIHQFLPVLDEGDAIGNEAKVLQRLLRDAGYRSEIFVWRAGKGQKGYCRHYSRHRALSSPDNVMLYHFSVCCPITAYFASVPGRKVMVYHNITPAEFFAGIAEEVYYITKKGRRELDQLAPAVDLALPVSEYNARELREAGYRRVETVPLVVDYDAFDTAPDGQVLRRLNDGRTNLLFVGRLSPNKKQEDLIRVFYHFKRIDSNARLLLVGSARQVPRYKQLLDELVTRLGIEDVVIAGGVSHAALVAYYKSASAFVCLSEHEGFCVPLIEAMRFDLPVIAFDSSAVAETLSGAGVLVREKRHAAIAELVNLVVKDEVLRDRIVAGQRRRCEQYAYGVTSRRFMDTLTSFVEQER; from the coding sequence ATGGCGAGCGCGAGACCGGAGATCCATCAGTTCCTGCCCGTACTCGATGAGGGCGACGCGATCGGCAACGAGGCCAAGGTGCTCCAGCGCCTGCTGCGCGATGCCGGGTACCGCTCGGAGATTTTCGTCTGGCGCGCCGGCAAGGGGCAAAAGGGCTACTGCCGGCACTACTCACGACACCGCGCGCTCAGCTCGCCGGACAACGTGATGCTTTATCATTTCTCGGTGTGTTGCCCGATCACCGCGTATTTCGCGTCGGTACCCGGCCGCAAGGTGATGGTCTACCACAACATTACGCCGGCCGAGTTCTTCGCGGGCATCGCCGAGGAGGTGTACTACATCACGAAGAAGGGGCGCCGCGAGCTCGACCAGCTTGCGCCGGCGGTGGATCTGGCGCTACCGGTGTCCGAGTACAACGCACGCGAGCTGCGCGAGGCGGGCTATCGCCGCGTCGAGACCGTGCCGCTTGTTGTCGATTACGATGCGTTCGATACCGCGCCCGATGGGCAGGTGCTGCGGCGTCTGAATGACGGCCGGACAAACCTGCTTTTCGTTGGCCGGTTGAGTCCGAACAAGAAGCAGGAAGACTTGATTCGCGTTTTCTATCACTTCAAGCGCATCGATTCGAACGCGCGATTGCTGCTTGTCGGATCGGCGCGCCAAGTGCCGCGCTATAAGCAGCTGCTCGACGAACTGGTGACCCGGCTCGGGATCGAGGATGTGGTGATCGCGGGCGGCGTGTCGCACGCGGCGCTCGTGGCCTACTACAAGTCGGCGAGCGCGTTCGTCTGCCTAAGCGAGCACGAGGGCTTTTGCGTGCCGCTCATCGAGGCGATGCGGTTCGATCTGCCGGTGATCGCATTTGACTCGAGCGCGGTGGCCGAGACGCTCAGCGGCGCCGGCGTGCTCGTGCGCGAGAAGCGGCACGCGGCAATCGCCGAGCTCGTGAATCTCGTCGTCAAGGACGAGGTGCTTCGGGACCGGATTGTCGCCGGGCAGCGACGACGATGTGAGCAGTACGCCTACGGTGTGACAAGCAGACGATTTATGGACACGCTCACGTCGTTCGTTGAGCAAGAAAGGTAG
- a CDS encoding aspartate aminotransferase family protein: MQTTTDIIAGFTKYVIANYTRLPVVIVRGEGSRVWDADGRSYLDLFPGWGVSATGYGHPRVVEAVRAQAGRLMHMPNNFYNELQGRLAEAIVERAFVSQCFFCNSGAEANESALKLARLVGGPKGRTDFITMTGSFHGRTFGALSATAQTKYQDPFKPIVPGFHHVPFGDTKAAEAAMSDRVCAILVEPIQGEGGVNVAPPAYFRRLRELCDAAGALLIFDEVQTGIGRLGTWYGYQDIGVEPDVITLAKALGGGMPIGAMVVKPDYAAFLKPGTHASTYGGNPIACAASLAVFEAIEEEGLLDNVRRMGDALRAKLDALVDEFSIVTAARGAGLMQGIQLGVPGAAIVSRCLERGLIINCTAGAVVRFLPAYTITTDELDEGLAILHDALAEAESELKKA, from the coding sequence ATGCAGACAACAACCGACATCATTGCCGGATTCACGAAATACGTGATTGCCAACTACACGCGCTTGCCCGTCGTCATCGTTCGGGGCGAAGGCTCGCGCGTCTGGGACGCCGACGGGCGCTCGTACCTCGACCTGTTCCCCGGGTGGGGTGTGAGCGCGACCGGCTACGGCCACCCGCGCGTCGTCGAGGCCGTGCGGGCGCAGGCCGGGCGCCTCATGCACATGCCGAACAACTTCTACAACGAGCTCCAGGGCCGGCTGGCCGAGGCCATCGTCGAACGCGCGTTCGTGTCGCAGTGCTTTTTCTGCAACAGCGGCGCCGAGGCGAACGAATCGGCGCTCAAGCTCGCGCGCCTTGTCGGCGGGCCGAAGGGGCGCACCGACTTCATCACGATGACCGGTTCGTTCCACGGCCGGACGTTCGGTGCGCTCTCGGCGACGGCGCAGACGAAGTACCAGGACCCGTTCAAGCCGATCGTGCCCGGTTTCCACCACGTTCCGTTCGGCGACACGAAGGCGGCCGAGGCGGCGATGAGCGACCGGGTGTGCGCGATCCTCGTCGAGCCGATCCAGGGCGAGGGCGGCGTCAACGTTGCGCCGCCGGCGTACTTCAGGCGGTTGCGCGAGTTGTGCGATGCCGCAGGCGCGCTACTCATCTTCGACGAGGTCCAGACGGGCATCGGCCGGCTCGGTACGTGGTATGGGTATCAGGACATCGGCGTTGAGCCGGATGTCATCACTTTGGCCAAAGCGCTCGGCGGCGGCATGCCGATCGGCGCGATGGTCGTGAAGCCGGATTACGCAGCGTTCCTCAAGCCGGGCACGCACGCCTCGACATACGGCGGCAACCCGATCGCCTGCGCGGCGTCGCTCGCCGTGTTCGAGGCGATCGAGGAAGAAGGGCTGCTCGACAACGTGCGGCGTATGGGCGACGCGCTGCGCGCGAAGCTCGACGCCCTTGTGGACGAGTTCAGCATCGTCACCGCCGCACGCGGCGCGGGGCTGATGCAAGGCATCCAGCTCGGGGTGCCGGGTGCGGCGATCGTGTCGCGCTGCCTCGAACGCGGGCTGATCATCAACTGCACCGCCGGCGCGGTGGTTCGCTTCCTGCCGGCGTACACCATCACAACCGACGAGCTCGACGAAGGCCTCGCGATCTTGCACGACGCGCTGGCCGAAGCGGAGAGCGAACTGAAGAAGGCATAA